The following are encoded in a window of Manduca sexta isolate Smith_Timp_Sample1 chromosome 16, JHU_Msex_v1.0, whole genome shotgun sequence genomic DNA:
- the LOC119189506 gene encoding uncharacterized protein LOC119189506: MSNHEQVLNKVLNKIAAEQKINDAQINIKSVSSGGANFTSQLFQATIGNGYKELKLFAKVGAIGEKLRAQVETQLLIFDVENFFYTKLYNIYESLQEKYNVPQDKRFVAPKCYGCSDKMYEEVIVLEDLLAQGFTVYDRMKSVYWNYAARVVEQIARFHALSVAFEKNTRKNLTKL; encoded by the coding sequence ATGTCAAATCACGAGCAAGTACTCAATAAGGTACTCAACAAAATAGCCGCAGAGCAAAAGATAAACGATGcgcaaattaatataaagtcCGTTAGCAGCGGCGGAGCTAACTTCACCTCGCAGTTGTTCCAGGCCACGATCGGAAATGGATATAAAGAGCTGAAACTATTCGCAAAAGTGGGAGCCATCGGAGAAAAACTGAGAGCGCAAGTTGAAACACAGTTGCTAATATTTGACGtggaaaactttttttatacgaaactgtataatatttacGAAAGTCTGCAAGAAAAGTACAATGTGCCGCAAGACAAACGGTTCGTAGCGCCGAAATGTTACGGATGCAGCgacaaaatgtatgaagaagTAATCGTGTTGGAGGACTTGTTGGCACAAGGGTTCACAGTGTACGACAGGATGAAGTCTGTTTATTGGAACTATGCCGCTAGAGTGGTGGAACAAATCGCTAGGTTCCACGCTCTGTCCGTTGCATTTGAAAAGAACACAAGGaagaatttaacaaaattgtag
- the LOC119189454 gene encoding nose resistant to fluoxetine protein 6-like isoform X2, whose translation MQFVPDTEYEMMPPLFKLDEYAPCISDPGGLYCVVDIDLFSRHNSSLMRMIQGYSEYRIKHYNHSQIHRGICVTRTCRHNTTDLTRTVQECANESLWENYKIEGRVNIQYCKGGERPALDKSDLVVALVYLVLIILNITGSVYDVVACKDGGKGNPYLLAFSLKRNWARLVAAGGKGDDPRFERLKLFQGIRTITMVLVIFSHTVLIMAYSYVDNPQFIERSYEDPLKQLLFNGSLVTHSFFVMSAFLLAYNFQIYNEKHKTSWVHFPKGILLRWLRLTPTYALMLATIATLMRHLGDGPLWEHVVTSEADACRSYWWAHLLFINNYVYDDAFCLPQTWYLAADTQMFCVGLLVCVMARGPKARKVALSVLFCLSLIIPALQTYYQDLNAVVIQSPESYRNLYAHDHTFRLLYSRGHTNLSTYTIGLAGGYLIYSWQKEGRNFDKVKKYPWVIWLLFPLGVGIILSGGLFYIDGISLHPAWIVLYAALYKPLFQLCIIWLTWGCIFKIESIYRGILEWRGFTWTGRVSYSAFFTHTLFQRGLIGIQTVPSHITEYGVMCFLCASLFLSFVTGAALWLCVEAPAAALVRATLTPKVSKSLEAGENRNSKM comes from the exons atg CAATTTGTTCCAGACACAGAGTACGAGATGATGCCGCCTCTGTTCAAGCTGGACGAGTATGCGCCGTGCATCTCTGATCCCGGGGGACTGTACTGCGTGGTCGACATAGATCTATTCTCACGGCACAATTCAAGCCTCATGCGTATGATACAA GGCTACTCAGAGTACCGCATAAAGCACTACAATCATTCACAAATCCATCGTGGAATTTGCGTCACAAGAACTTGTAGACACAATACCACTGACCTAACCAGGACCGTACAGGAGTGTGCCAACGAATCCCTCTGGGAGAACTACAAGATCGAAGGGAGGGTCAACATACAATACTGCAAGGGAGGAGAGAGGCCTGCGTTGGATAAAAGCGACTTGGTTGTAGCGCTTGTTTATTTAGTAttgataatattgaatattacgGGAAGTGTGTATGATGTCGTGGCTTGTAAGGATGGTGGGAAAG GAAATCCATATTTGCTAGCGTTTTCATTGAAGCGCAACTGGGCAAGGCTGGTGGCAGCGGGGGGTAAAGGAGACGACCCCAGATTTGAGAGATTGAAATTATTTCAAGGAATAAG GACTATTACTATGGTGCTGGTGATCTTCTCTCATACCGTGCTCATCATGGCGTACTCCTATGTGGACAACCCACAGTTTATTGAGAGG TCTTATGAAGATCCGCTAAAACAGTTGTTGTTCAACGGAAGCCTAGTGACGCACAGCTTTTTCGTGATGTCCGCATTCCTGCTCGCCTACAACTTCCAGATATACAATGAAAAACACAAAACCTCCTGGGTTCACTTCCCGAAAGGCATCCTGCTCAGATGGCTCAG ACTGACCCCCACATACGCTCTGATGCTGGCCACGATAGCCACCCTCATGAGGCACCTGGGTGACGGCCCGCTCTGGGAGCACGTGGTGACGAGCGAGGCCGATGCCTGCCGCTCCTACTGGTGGGCGCATCTCCTCTTCATCAACAACTATGTTTATGATGACGCGTTCTGTCTACCGCAGACTtg GTATCTAGCAGCAGACACACAAATGTTCTGCGTGGGCTTGCTGGTGTGCGTGATGGCGCGGGGACCTAAGGCCCGGAAAGTAGCCCTCAGCGTGCTGTTCTGTTTGTCTCTCATCATTCCAGCTCTACAAACTTACTACCAGGACCTCAACGCGGTGGTCATACAGTCGCCAGA GTCTTACAGAAACCTCTACGCTCACGATCACACATTCCGCCTACTCTACAGCAGAGGGCACACAAATCTGTCCACATACACCATCGGCCTGGCCGGAGGGTACCTCATCTACTCCTGGCAGAAGGAAGGCAGAAACTTCGATAAGGTTAAG AAATACCCGTGGGTGATCTGGCTGCTGTTCCCTTTGGGAGTGGGGATCATCCTGAGCGGCGGGCTGTTCTATATCGACGGCATATCGCTGCATCCCGCGTGGATAGTGCTGTATGCTGCTTTATACAAGCCACTGTTCCAGCTTTGCATCATCTGGCTCACTTGGGGATGCATCTTTAAGATCGAGT CTATATACCGCGGCATCCTGGAATGGCGAGGGTTTACGTGGACCGGCCGCGTGTCCTACAGCGCCTTCTTCACGCACACACTCTTCCAGCGGGGACTGATAGGGATCCAAACCGTTCCGTCCCACATCACAGAGTATGGCGTG ATGTGTTTCCTGTGTGCGTCGCTGTTCCTGTCGTTCGTGACGGGCGCGGCGCTGTGGCTGTGCGTGGAGGCGCCCGCCGCGGCGCTGGTCCGCGCTACTCTGACGCCGAAGGTCTCCAAGAGTCTTGAGGCAGGCGAAAACCGCAATAGCAAAATGTAA
- the LOC119189454 gene encoding nose resistant to fluoxetine protein 6-like isoform X1: protein MFTILITTFLFWRGCYGVIYNLNDTEYEMMPPLFKLDEYAPCISDPGGLYCVVDIDLFSRHNSSLMRMIQGYSEYRIKHYNHSQIHRGICVTRTCRHNTTDLTRTVQECANESLWENYKIEGRVNIQYCKGGERPALDKSDLVVALVYLVLIILNITGSVYDVVACKDGGKGNPYLLAFSLKRNWARLVAAGGKGDDPRFERLKLFQGIRTITMVLVIFSHTVLIMAYSYVDNPQFIERSYEDPLKQLLFNGSLVTHSFFVMSAFLLAYNFQIYNEKHKTSWVHFPKGILLRWLRLTPTYALMLATIATLMRHLGDGPLWEHVVTSEADACRSYWWAHLLFINNYVYDDAFCLPQTWYLAADTQMFCVGLLVCVMARGPKARKVALSVLFCLSLIIPALQTYYQDLNAVVIQSPESYRNLYAHDHTFRLLYSRGHTNLSTYTIGLAGGYLIYSWQKEGRNFDKVKKYPWVIWLLFPLGVGIILSGGLFYIDGISLHPAWIVLYAALYKPLFQLCIIWLTWGCIFKIESIYRGILEWRGFTWTGRVSYSAFFTHTLFQRGLIGIQTVPSHITEYGVMCFLCASLFLSFVTGAALWLCVEAPAAALVRATLTPKVSKSLEAGENRNSKM from the exons ATGTTCACAATCTTGATAACCACGTTCCTCTTCTGGAGGGGATGTTACGgagtcatttataatttaaatg ACACAGAGTACGAGATGATGCCGCCTCTGTTCAAGCTGGACGAGTATGCGCCGTGCATCTCTGATCCCGGGGGACTGTACTGCGTGGTCGACATAGATCTATTCTCACGGCACAATTCAAGCCTCATGCGTATGATACAA GGCTACTCAGAGTACCGCATAAAGCACTACAATCATTCACAAATCCATCGTGGAATTTGCGTCACAAGAACTTGTAGACACAATACCACTGACCTAACCAGGACCGTACAGGAGTGTGCCAACGAATCCCTCTGGGAGAACTACAAGATCGAAGGGAGGGTCAACATACAATACTGCAAGGGAGGAGAGAGGCCTGCGTTGGATAAAAGCGACTTGGTTGTAGCGCTTGTTTATTTAGTAttgataatattgaatattacgGGAAGTGTGTATGATGTCGTGGCTTGTAAGGATGGTGGGAAAG GAAATCCATATTTGCTAGCGTTTTCATTGAAGCGCAACTGGGCAAGGCTGGTGGCAGCGGGGGGTAAAGGAGACGACCCCAGATTTGAGAGATTGAAATTATTTCAAGGAATAAG GACTATTACTATGGTGCTGGTGATCTTCTCTCATACCGTGCTCATCATGGCGTACTCCTATGTGGACAACCCACAGTTTATTGAGAGG TCTTATGAAGATCCGCTAAAACAGTTGTTGTTCAACGGAAGCCTAGTGACGCACAGCTTTTTCGTGATGTCCGCATTCCTGCTCGCCTACAACTTCCAGATATACAATGAAAAACACAAAACCTCCTGGGTTCACTTCCCGAAAGGCATCCTGCTCAGATGGCTCAG ACTGACCCCCACATACGCTCTGATGCTGGCCACGATAGCCACCCTCATGAGGCACCTGGGTGACGGCCCGCTCTGGGAGCACGTGGTGACGAGCGAGGCCGATGCCTGCCGCTCCTACTGGTGGGCGCATCTCCTCTTCATCAACAACTATGTTTATGATGACGCGTTCTGTCTACCGCAGACTtg GTATCTAGCAGCAGACACACAAATGTTCTGCGTGGGCTTGCTGGTGTGCGTGATGGCGCGGGGACCTAAGGCCCGGAAAGTAGCCCTCAGCGTGCTGTTCTGTTTGTCTCTCATCATTCCAGCTCTACAAACTTACTACCAGGACCTCAACGCGGTGGTCATACAGTCGCCAGA GTCTTACAGAAACCTCTACGCTCACGATCACACATTCCGCCTACTCTACAGCAGAGGGCACACAAATCTGTCCACATACACCATCGGCCTGGCCGGAGGGTACCTCATCTACTCCTGGCAGAAGGAAGGCAGAAACTTCGATAAGGTTAAG AAATACCCGTGGGTGATCTGGCTGCTGTTCCCTTTGGGAGTGGGGATCATCCTGAGCGGCGGGCTGTTCTATATCGACGGCATATCGCTGCATCCCGCGTGGATAGTGCTGTATGCTGCTTTATACAAGCCACTGTTCCAGCTTTGCATCATCTGGCTCACTTGGGGATGCATCTTTAAGATCGAGT CTATATACCGCGGCATCCTGGAATGGCGAGGGTTTACGTGGACCGGCCGCGTGTCCTACAGCGCCTTCTTCACGCACACACTCTTCCAGCGGGGACTGATAGGGATCCAAACCGTTCCGTCCCACATCACAGAGTATGGCGTG ATGTGTTTCCTGTGTGCGTCGCTGTTCCTGTCGTTCGTGACGGGCGCGGCGCTGTGGCTGTGCGTGGAGGCGCCCGCCGCGGCGCTGGTCCGCGCTACTCTGACGCCGAAGGTCTCCAAGAGTCTTGAGGCAGGCGAAAACCGCAATAGCAAAATGTAA